In Lampris incognitus isolate fLamInc1 unplaced genomic scaffold, fLamInc1.hap2 scaffold_381, whole genome shotgun sequence, the genomic stretch TGTTATATGCAATCCCTGTGTGAATGTTTGACACACACTAAAGTGTGCTCGCATTAGTGCACATCATTCAGTGTTTTATTTACACAGTATGGCTCATTGGACATTCCTTCACATAAGGGAATTAAAAAGACTGAGGAAGGACCAGTTTTGTCTGGTAATGTGGCTCCCACGGTGTCCTACAATGCATTTTTCCTGCTGAATACTGAGCAGGAAGTTCAACACACAAGATCGTTGTAGAACTTGCTCAGTTTCAATTTAGCGTTTTTCTTACATTTAACAGTTTCACTGCTAAAATGTTTTCATCAGAAGAACCTCACAAAAACATGGTGATACAGAACCGGTTTGATGTCAACAACGATTGGAGCTCTAAATGATTTCATAACAGCTTTGCTCTAGAGCTGGTACAGACTCAGTAGAGAGCGCTGTCCACCGGCGATCCAATCAGGCAGGACACATTTTAATGCCACGTCTGAACGGTGTGGGGCCAGTGTCTGGCTCTAGGGCACTCCAGCAGCCCAGATGCTTACCAAAACAGGGTCTGTACCTAGGAGTTTGGATTGAAGAATGATCTCCCTTATCACTACATTACCCAGTTATTCCATACTGAGAGTTAATCCGTTCACAATATACAACACTTGCATCGCGATCCATCGCGATAGCACAGCAGCAATCAATCTTCTGATTTTAAATgaacgattttttttttcttagacaATGCCCTTGTGCATGAAAGGGTAATTCTGGTATTTTTTCAACCTGGGCTCTATTTTCCATCATTTGGTGTCTAAATGACTAATAGGTACAACATATTTTGGACTGGTCCAGTATTAAGTGAGAACGCTTCAGCCGGCAGCTGCAAAATGGGCTGCAATTTAATCCACCAGGGCAAGAACACCCATCAAAATACATCCActaaaagtgcttgtttttgccacTGACAGGAGCCAAGAGACGaccatttggaaattgttatGAACATGAAGCAAACATCCATCATCATGCATGTCTTTCATCACCGCTATTTTCAATGGATACCTGAAAATGAATCAATAGCTCTTGATAGCAGAGAATATTTCAACTGCTATAAAAAATGTTATATTACTTGTTTAGAGGAAACATGAAAGTAAATTAACTTCAAATTAAAGACACAACCTATAAACCATCATCACAACTCCTAGTCTGATGAAATTTAAATGAAAATTGCCGTAGCATAACAAAGTTGCACAGCTGATGTAATGCAAAAAGACATTCATGGTGTAATAAACAAGTGAAAACAGAATAAACTAAAATAATGAAAGCAAGTTTGAAACAGATAAACAGACCTGTCTGGTGATATCGGTCCTCCAGGGGTTGACCTGTAGTCCATCGCACCACCCACCACGTCCATATAGCCACGTGCCGTGCTCATTGGGCACTGCTCCCTCTTTGACCCGCAGTGTGCAgcccagagctgtgcctgatAGTCCCAATAATGACGCCAAAAGAGGGAAAGATGACAAACATTTAAAGATACCATCCATAGATGGTCGATCACATCACTTATATCGGCAGATATacaaacaagacagacagactagaTACATATATGATACAAGCTTATCAGACAGCAATAAAATAGATATAGATGTTCAGTACACCAGATTAATTAAATTGGAGACAAAAATATGAACACATTTGATAAGAAAGATTTAAAAGATTAAATCAATTAAATGGACACAAAGACAGGTATTGAGCAACTGCAAATTTGTGGAAAGTTGATTGGTTTTAAATATCAAGGTCTGATTaaggacatcacacacacacacatttatagataTATACAAAAAAGGTCATTCCTCTCACCTGCAGAGTCAAATATGCGGGTGTGGTTAAAAATGCTATTAATCAAGAAGTGATGTGATGTGACACAGAATTCTCCACACCCGTTCTCATCACTACCATGACCTGTGATGACTGCGTAAAGCTCCACCTAAAAACAATCACAAGTGAGTTACCTCTAACCACCTATCGCGTCCTCGTGCACTTTGTCGCTGTCATTCTGTGGTCCTTTACCTTCTTAGTTGAGGCTGGAACAGAGAATTTGATTGGCTGGTATTTCATGTTGTAGTTTTTGTCAAAGGTTCCTCCGCTGTACAGTGACGTTACCTGAAAGGGGTAAAGCTTCTCTACAGGATCACCTGTGACAGAGAAGGATTGTGACTTACAGCCTCTGTTCAACTGAGGCCCATCACCAAAACCTGAAGGCTGTTGTGTATTTTAACCTTGTATAAGTTACTAATGGTGACAAGGGACATGCCACCACAATGGAATAGTGCCATTAAATTGAGCATTGTGATGTTTAAATAACAATAAAGAGGAAGATCACgggcatccggatagcgtagcagtctattccgttgcctaccaacatgggggtcaccggtccgaatccccgtgttacctccggcttggtctggcatccctacagatacaataggccatgtctgcagatggaaagccggaggtgggtatgtgtcctggttgctgcactagcacctcctctggtcggtcggggcacctgtttgggggggagggggaactgtggggaatagcatgatgctcccatgcgctacgtccccctggtgaaactcctcactgtcaggtgaaaagaagtggctgtccactccacatgtattggaggaggcatgtggtagtctgcagccctccccggattggcagagtgggtggcgctgcgaccgagacagctcggaaaaatggggtaattggctggatacaattggggcgaaaaagggggagcatttaaaaaggggggggatcactATATGGAACATAAAGATTAGCAtacgtggtttttttttttgagagcaaGATTTATAAAAGCTATATTTTTTCCATCAACATATCCCTTGCAACCACTGCTAACTGCTTTCCAACCATTCTGTCACATGCCTGAAGAGTTGATCACCTAATTATTCTCTAGAAAAAATGGCAAGCATGTTTTATGTGGAACACGATGCCAAGTATTTGTGACTGTCGGCTGGAAATTTTCCTCTAACTATCCACAAGATTATCTTCGATGTCAAGATTCTTGTTGTTAACTTTAACAAGATTTTATCATTATAGTTGGGAGAAAAAAATGCAATATTTCACTTACAACCTCCACAATAACAAAGTTACATGCATTTGTGCCTCAAAATTCCTCAAGGTTGTGAATTTTTTTGCTCTTTTGAGAAAAAGCTACCATTGAATCTGTCACCAATTTTTTCATaagaaatacaagaacacacacttaTTGATATTGCAGATGTTTTGATTATGCTCTTACTAAGGGCAATGTACTACGAGTGCACCAGTAGAATATCACGACCTGTCCATTATACCCAGTCTGAAGACATTTACAGTTGACATGTGTTAGTATTAGGTCAGGCCTAAGACAACAGGCAGTACCTGTTTGATTGCTGCTACTGAACCTAAGGTTGAGGGACACCATCCATGGCATGGCCCAGGGCACTGTCTTCATAGTGAAGgtacatttgttgttgttgagcaGGGGGATGAGAGGGGATACGTCAGTTAGCCAGTGTCCTATGCCTCTGTAGTGAAAAAAATAACCTTTCTGAGTCATACTGCAGGATATACAAGCGATATTAGTCAATGAGTCATATTAAAGCCACCATCTTATTATTatgaccatcatcatcatcatcatcatcactatatTAGATGTAGAGTTGTTTTtaaacaaaaactacaagaagctTCTTATGAAAGAGAAATAAACAACACAGAATCATGCTTACACAACAAAAGAAAAGGGCATCAGCATCATCAAAAACTATCCACAAGAGCGGCAGGGAGATACAGACCCATAGGGTAGGGGTAGTATGCAAATCCTAATAAGACAATGTGTCATTCAAGAAAAACTGAAAATGATCTGCTTATTCTTTTAGCGCTGTACTTTATGTTCATGTGAATCATTTTTACTATCACACTGGGAACAAGGAGGAGCGGTCCAAGTCTTTTCACATTGACGTCATACCTGCGGAACGCAGTAATCCATCGGCCCAGCTCCACGTTGCAGTAGGGGCCCAAGTAGTCGCAGCACACAAACAGCTGCACCGTGTGGTCCCAGTGGGCGCAGGTGGAGTCTCTGCTGccaggacaggaaagagaggTATCCAGCTCCAGTGTGTCAAAGTCCAACATGCCTGCAATATGCCAAATACAGATGTTGATGTCATCCGCTATGAATTAACATGGTTTGTTATTTCCCATTGTATTTTGTTATTTTGATTTGAGAGAAATTTTAAAGAACAGAAAGCACctggaattctttttttttttaaaacttgttTACACAACGGGCCTCATCGAGCACTTgaacaaaacaaaaggaaaactATTTCTCCAAATTTCTTTTGGTTACGTGAGCAATAAAACCTAAATAAAATGGGTCTTGTGAGGTCATGTGTAATGGTCACCTACAGCTTATgacagaaatttaaaaaaatagatATATAAATAAATTCTCTTTGGTAAACTCACCACTTTTGCTGCAATAATGTGTTACTTTTCTTCCAATAATGTGTTTACTGTTCAGATTGGATAATTTTTTAAAGTGCTAGACAGGATTACAAAAAGTGCTTGTTGAACTTTCAGGATCGTACGTTGCTGATGATAAGAGAGTTGGCATAGTTGTGAGGTACGCCAAGGGCAAACCCTGGACAAAATGTACCTGCCAGAAGCCAGTGATTATAGGTTATAAGCATCCTAGACAGTATTTTGAAAAGGACAAGTGGTACAATTGATTGTTGCAGCATAGTGATGTGTTGATAGATGGACAGAAAATGCAGAAACATGAGGTCTTGTGCAGTGAGTTGCACGCGGCACCAATACTGGCAGAGTTAGATTTTAATTTCCTCTGCAACAACCCTAAATTGCAAAATGGATCCAGCAGAGCTATAAAGATGACTGGATTAGAAAGTCCACAACAAGTACAACTGATAATGTTACCAATTGGAAGCTCCACTGTAGCCACCGCTCCTTTGTCCCCCTGCATCAAAACCTTGTCAAAAACACAGACCACCTGGGCAGCCGTTTGAAGCCTGGTCTGGAGTCCGTGGTAGAAGTGAAACCTGAGGGGCATGCAGAGATGCAAACATGAAATATAAAAGTGTATTATCAATTTTCACGAGAGTAAAGTCAAACTGAACTGTGCATAATCATTTCTATAGATTCTCCAGTTGGTCTCCATTGCTTTAGCTGGAAACCATCACTACATCCCGGTCATTCTGATaaacccataaaaaaaaaaaaatctccttttatttgtgatttttttttcggtCTTTTTAATCAAATGGAGAGCTTTATGTTAATTTCAAGTGTACATGATCATCAGTAGTACAAGTACACCGATgctgtttacaataaaaaaagagTAATTTTAAGGAAATGAATTGTGAAAATTATCTTTTTGCATTTTTGTATCAGGGGTATGTAGCTATGTTGATTGTCGCTGCGTTTTTAAACAGACCctcaattttcttttttcccattcattacccaaaccgcttatctttactcagggtcacggggaggctggagcctatcccagcaatcattaggcagcaggtggggagataccctggacaggctgccagtccctcacagggccaacacacacacattcacacctagggacaatttagtatggccggttcacctgacctacatgtctttggactgtgggaggaaaccggagcagctgaaggaaacacacgcagacacagggagaacatgcaaactccacacagatggtgacccaggatgacccccaaggttggactagcccgagGCTCAaagctaggaccttcttgctgtgaggcgactgtgctaaccactgcgccactgaccCTCAAATTTGTCAAGGAAAAAAACCTACTGGCTTTAACTAGCTTTCAATAAATGGATAGTCAAAAAAAGTTACCTCGCAATATTTTACACATTTTTGCACTCTCATTATATATTTTCAGTTCTTCTTATCCAAGGCAACTGGGTGAATATGGAGGGGGGGGTTTAGAGTCTTACTCAAGCACATTTGCTGTTACAGGAATGGTAACTGGTGAGGTCAAAACTTTTGGTCACAAGATACTCTCTACCCACttaaacacttctttttttttgtttgttaccgCTCCCCTTCTCACCACTGGGCCTGCCAGTTGATGAAGCTGAAAGTTGGATAGAGAAACCAGCCGACCTCAGCCAGCGCCCCCTGTTGGTCAATACCCACGAAGAAGTTTGGGGACGGGGTGCTCTGGAAGGACACGTTCACTTGCTGTCCAAATCTAGAGACGAATGAAAATTTTCATTTTGGTATGTGGGCTGAAAAAAGAAACATCTAATAAAGTAACTGATGGTGAAAAATTAAAAAATGTATTACTGTGGAACAGACAGCAAGAAACTTACAAAATTATTTTGCAAACAAAGATAACACTTGAGCAAATTTGATCCAAATCATATGGTTTACAGACATTACATAACCACCATTAggtaatcatcatcattattatgtgCATAAATGGAAACAAACTCTTtagattgaaaaaaaaactgcCATCCACGTGTAACATTTATTAAGAACAGGACGTTATTGTTATAAAGGATGCAAGGATGTTGTTGTAACAAAAGCCAAGGCCATTGTGCCCCAGTGCCTCAAGAGTTCCCATCTTACCGAAGTGCCTGGGACACAGATGGCTCCAAATGCACCATGGCAGCAGGTAGACTCAGCGGAGTGAAACACTCATCCCCAATGCAGTTCATGTCCTGAATGGGGTTACCAGGGAAGGCATAGACAAGGACACCGGACGCATTGGACTTGGCCATGTTCTGTACCTGGTGGGGGAGGGGACAATCACAGGATGGCACTGGATCAACACACAACAAATGTCAAAGTTGCCATCCAATTAACTAACTGAATAAATAAACTGGAGACAAGATTTGACTATATTGCAAACTGCACTTTCATTACCTGTGAGATTTGGATGATGAATTTCGGAACACAAAATGTGGTGGTGTAAACTTGAAGTTTTGGGCAAAGGATGTACAATATGAATTCAAGAGAGAAGTTCCTGCCTTCTTCATTCACAAACTCCAACTGTGTTATTTTTTTAACCCTCAAAAGACTGTGATGTCATCATACCTTGGTGAAAAAAGAGCAGGTGCCCTCAGACACCCAGGCCACTGCACCTGCCACAGAGAAAGAGGGCTTGCACCCATCTCCAGCATCAATCAGTTCATATGACCTCTGAGCCCAGCGTCCCATAAGCCAATCATATCTGGCATCTAGTCTCTTGACAATCACTGGCATGCTCCATCCTGTGTGGGAAGAGATGGGATATTAGACACATGCAACTATTGTAGAATTAATTCCACTTTAGAGAGGAAAACGCTGTACTGTTGCACTTGAATGTGTTTATGAAAGAAATGCAACTGAGTATTCAGAGTAAGAGTCAGTGACAGTCAGTTTTATTAGTCAAGTTTGACAGCATATGAGGAAATTGGCTAGGTGCGTTGCTCCCAGTTACACACAGTATATACACATGTCCAaaacaagataagataagaacgAGCCAAATGTGAATTTAGAATATCAAAACTAAATAcaaaaattataaaaaataagaCATGAACATGACTACCGATCCATGTATTAGCAATATTTCAGGCGTAGCATATTAGAAACATGTTGCGGCCATGATGACACCCGTTAATTCTGAGACATAAAGCATGTAGTCCTGCACAGAAATTATATTGCACAGTTCCTGAAAATAAAATTGTACGGCTCTTATTGCACAAGTTATTGTGCAAGATATTGCATTTGGGAGGTGTGAAAGAGCATATCAGTTTCTAACTTGGGGGTCACAATTTCTGTCAATATTGACTTAAAGCAACACAAGCTGCCTCTTACCCTCGCAGGTGAAAGCAGCCTGGGAAAGACCACAGTTGTGTCCTGTGCAGCCCCAGGAATAGAGGACACTGGGGATCCAGTTACCCAGGGCAAACACTGGTACAGGAGAGAAGTGCAACCTGGACAGCACCTCTTTCTTTCTGTAAATAAAATTGCACATTAATATCGTAAACTCTTTTGACATCTtagttaaagctgaaatctgggatttttctcAACATATAAATATTTTATCCATCTCCATTTTGTCCATCCATGGAATTAGGCAGAGCTGGGCTATAGTTCAACATTATTGTTAATTGTCTTTCAATGATATTGTATCGGGATGAGATCCGGATGctgtcatattgtgatacaccattttgttgtctaaataaaCAATGATGAGAAGTTTTAGTTAAAATTTCTCTCATGTGTTCTGAAACATTTGAAGGAATATAATTTTAAACTAGTTTGGTTTGATGCCATACTTTACCAAACAGCAATATTGGattcttaacacacacacaatatatacattacacacacacacacacacacacacacacacacacacacacacacacacacacacacacacacacacacacacacacacacacacacacacacttttgactGGTACTGCATATTGCACCTTTCGCTCCCGGAGGAAGCGAGAACGACAGAGACCGATCggggaaatcacagatttcaacTTTCAACTCCATCTCTAAGCACCTGTGCATGACGGCGCGGTGGACCTGCTCCCTCATCCAGAGAGCATCATCGACCGCAGAGTCGTCCAGCGACACAAACAGAACCTGGGCGCTCTCCGGCAGATGGACCAGGTCAGCCAGAGACGACTCCGAGCCCCACAGACACTCTAGGAAACCAGATTTGTTTGTGAAGGCGTGAATGATAAGGGATCCCCGCAGACCCTCCGCCGGGTATACAAACTCCCCATCCAAGGTATGGACTTTGAATGTCACCGCTGTGTCCCCCGGCTCGAGTCCTGACGTTTTGGGGCCACTTTTGAGCTTCACGTAGACGGCGTCTTCCCCAGACGGAGCCCGATCCTCGTCTTCTTCGGTCAAGTTGACTCGCCGCCTCAGTCTCGATGTATCAACGCGAATCACATGAGCTGTCACAAGGAACCAAAACATTAACGTCTTCAATGAAACGAAGGACATGTTTCTGCCTCAGATGGGGAGGATTTAAAACCCCGTAAGTTACACGCAGACTGGGAAGCTAAACATTATAACAcgttatttttttctttaaaaacgaCGTGAAACATCCCCTTCAAGTGACGCGCAGAGCTACGCACCACTAAGCGACTTCCTCTTTAAGGAGGTTTGAGCATAGGCGGGCCACGCCGGGTACGGTGGCCTATACAGGCCAAAAAAGTTAGACACACGCTTCAATGCAATTTATTATTTAGGGATGGATCAGTTGTACGGCGGGTTAAGTAAACGAACTTATTAATGCTTTTCATTGCTTGTTGTTTAAAATccaataaaaacatttttgaGGAAAAAAAGCTTTTCATATATCCACATTGTTCCGTTTTATGTGTCGCACAGTGCTTTCAGTGGTGTGGCGTTTATGTGTTGGTAACATACAACTCGACAAACAGCCAGGGCTGTCAGTCTACTAAAAGGGCAATTTTTTCCGAGCAAAAGGTAATGCCAATCGGCTGGGCCGGATTAACCATAAGGACGACAGATAATAAGTGTagaccactgacttccggtttctactacagcagtcataccagtttccttttGGTTGGCGTGACAATGGCACGTTTTCCGCGATGCccccaagatttaccatggataaatgttaacgacatgcacagacaaactttcacctgcacctaccagcaaacgggtgaaaagtttcaagttgtacatatcaagttacgtccacaattatgagattGAACGGACGGGGCCCAagcaacaaacaacaaaaaatctgGTTAGATCTTGTTTTTATATCAACCTGTCCCAGACCCTGAATACCGCCAAGTCGGACCCCAACATCGGTATGTTAATTTTGCCATCTAGAAAGCGATCTTTCTCCCTTTAGTAAACTACGTATCTGTCATGGCTGTAGCGTCTCACGCGTGTCGGTGTAATGGCGGTGCACAGCCGGCAGTAGCAACGTTTCCCTACGGGACAAATAGTTGTCGCAGGCGACTATCAAAGCGTCAAAATGGCCCATTCATAATCATTCGGAATCGCAGATTAACATCGTTGAATATCAGCCTAAGAAGCGCTTCTCTACGGGAGTGTGTAGGGGCCGTCATAAACGTGCTATTTATGCATATTCAAAACTAAAACACAAAACTAAGACAGGCAGTGGCCTACATAAGGGAGGACCACTCATTCAGCTTTGAGTGTAGGAATCTACGAATGTCTGACATAAAGAAATTCGGTGCAGGAGGGGGGGGAAACGAGTCCTAATAACAACGCATCGACGCCTATTTTTGCTGTCCTCAAGCTATCGCTGTGCTTAAGCGGATGAATGCTCCGGAAGTGGCGTAGAGATGACAGGTTCCTTTTGTTGCGTTCATCTCAGTTCACGGCACACCTGGCATAATGTCACGAGCTTGTTTATTTTCACAGAGTCTGTGCCACCACACAGATGAACACGCTGTCCTCCTACATTTAACTAGAccctggtgcccttcgtgaattttCTGAAGGATCTCACCTCTCATTGACCTTGGTATGATGATCCTGCTTCCTCTGAGGACAAGGCCATTGTATTCTGACAGCTCTGATTTCGCTTGGACGTACTGTCACATCCATAGGCACACTGCTTAAGTGTTCAGGCCATCCAGTCTTTATGAGCTTCGTGACAGACAGCAGTTCGGTGTCAGCTACTGTCGCCATTCTGATTTCATCCATTTTGCTTGAAGACGCAGGGATCCCCTCAACTACACCAGCCACATAGCATGCCCCCTCACTGTGTGTCAGTCTCTGAGCACATGCTAGCCAGTGGACTGCGTGAGAGGGTGTCTGCGACGATCAGAGTTTTCCCTGGAGCATACTCTGTATTGTAttcagaaatcacgtcaggacacagcactgtcgctcgacacaacctccccgtggcattctttatttagactgacacagcatcaaaggcagacccgatcaaacaacccagagcccgcaggcatcaccaatcgatcccagcacaatagaacagcaccaaatcaaatgcagcactgtcgatgtgtgcatacataacatcccccccccccccggcaggatttcaaacatgaaaggttgacacaaagtcctctaggtggccagggcgtaaacgtgtgcgaacaggtcgcggggcggcctgaggctgggcaggaggaggtggggagggagatggcaggggaagctgaggcccagaaatgtctggggcccatgtaggagctgcatgaagccccggggcgtctcgccatgctgagggaatggctatggttgtgtcaccagctgtgtgtggcagagctgacaccttccgtagacgactggagtgccaccgagtgccatcgctgaggaggtaagtggctgagcccagctgacgggtgacttggagaggagaggaccagtatgaagccattttattgtccctgtggggcctgcggaccctgacccagtctgacacattgatgtctggcaccctggtatgttttgactggtcaaaccgttgcttcatccgcgtctgctgacgagtgactgaggctctgaccccagaggaaggtgcctgaggtgtggaggggcggagcctgtcaaggggcatgcacagttcccggcctagcatgagagaggctggggagacgcctgtggtcgagtgctgtgtggcccgata encodes the following:
- the LOC130133585 gene encoding uncharacterized protein LOC130133585, producing the protein MSFVSLKTLMFWFLVTAHVIRVDTSRLRRRVNLTEEDEDRAPSGEDAVYVKLKSGPKTSGLEPGDTAVTFKVHTLDGEFVYPAEGLRGSLIIHAFTNKSGFLECLWGSESSLADLVHLPESAQVLFVSLDDSAVDDALWMREQVHRAVMHRKKEVLSRLHFSPVPVFALGNWIPSVLYSWGCTGHNCGLSQAAFTCEGWSMPVIVKRLDARYDWLMGRWAQRSYELIDAGDGCKPSFSVAGAVAWVSEGTCSFFTKVQNMAKSNASGVLVYAFPGNPIQDMNCIGDECFTPLSLPAAMVHLEPSVSQALRFGQQVNVSFQSTPSPNFFVGIDQQGALAEVGWFLYPTFSFINWQAQWFHFYHGLQTRLQTAAQVVCVFDKVLMQGDKGAVATVELPIGMLDFDTLELDTSLSCPGSRDSTCAHWDHTVQLFVCCDYLGPYCNVELGRWITAFRRGIGHWLTDVSPLIPLLNNNKCTFTMKTVPWAMPWMVSLNLRFSSSNQTGDPVEKLYPFQVTSLYSGGTFDKNYNMKYQPIKFSVPASTKKVELYAVITGHGSDENGCGEFCVTSHHFLINSIFNHTRIFDSAGTALGCTLRVKEGAVPNEHGTWLYGRGGWCDGLQVNPWRTDITRQVCLSVSNLLSLF